The following nucleotide sequence is from Solanum dulcamara chromosome 7, daSolDulc1.2, whole genome shotgun sequence.
TGACACCAGGTTACAGGATAAATCTATTGTACCCTTTTGTCCTTATTCTATGTAAATTCATATATACCGGTTTACATGATTCTCCGTTGTTATCTCTTCTAATTGCCTTGTATCTTATCCTTGATTATACTTCCGCTCCCTAAGCTCGTTACTTCAGTTCTTGACTAAGAATATGCTTATCTATTGGTGGGATTAGTGGGTTCCATCAGGACCCGATGTTTTTAGAtcatgacatatatatatagttaattTTTCCAAGAATGGGATTCGGTAAACCCATGCACCCCTAAGTTTCACTAATATAAAACTATAAATTTACTGTGTAGTGCAGATAATTGATTAGAAGTCTCAAAATGaaacatattcaaatatatatagagagagaaagagagagagtgagTGTGAGAGAGAGAAGTCTTTTTGGATCTGGCCAAAATAGTTGAGGTTTAGAGGAGGAATGAGAATAAGAAAGTATGCGGCTATTCCTTTGATATATAGCCATGTTTGCCAACTCAATCAGTCTCCATGGGATGTCATTACTTTCCCCAATGAAGACCCATCACATTTTCAGCCATCGCCACCATCTTCTTTTGCTCATCAGGTCCacccattaattaattaatcaatctatttttctttgttgaatTCCTCAAATCTATGAACAGCCATTTTCTTCTTTGAATGTCGACCCTTCATtttgtgttttctttttttctttctgttttAGGGTTCTATGAATAatcattttcttctttgaaTGTCAATCCTTCATTTTGtgttttctgttttttttaatttctgttTTAGGGTTTTGCTTTGTAACTCTCACTAGGGTTCACTAAAGAATCACAGTCCCACCATCACTATCGTATTTTTATTCGATTTTCTTTATGGAGTTTTTCCTATACTTTTATAAACCAAGTTCTCCTTTCTGTGCAGTTTGATGGATATGTTGTTAATGAGACCTTTAATGATTCTAATGAAACTGTCATGAGGTAAATTTTTGACTGTTAAATCAATTTGGTTCtttttttaacttcaaaattttattttcttaatatatatatgtcaaaaataataattagaaatTTTGTAGTCCCTGAACACTTTTGCAAAATTCTATAGATAATACTGAGAGGTATCTCAATTGTTGATCATTCAAAAATTTGCCTCGACTCTAGATCGATAGTTTTATTCCTCTCTctgacacacacacacatatatgaAACAAAGTTGATTAATTGTTCTAACTACTTCGACAGTAATAATGTTACTAAGGACGTGGATGTTGATGTTTTTGTTGCTGTTGAGAAAATTAAGCAAGACAAAGACAAGGATATAGAGATGGAGGATCTAGGGTTATTAATGTACCAgactaataatgataataagaaaaaagagaagCAACACGAGGTTGTAATGGCGGAGATGAAAAGTACGCGCCGCCACCCAACTTATGCTGAAAAATCATCATATTCCTCTTTTGATCCTTGTGAATTCTACTATTATTCAGGTTTTGGTCCATTATGGGGAAAAAAAGGGGTGCAAGCTGGAAGACTAATCATCCTACAACAAGTATCGAAGGAAACAATTCAACCAAAGATGCTGAACAATGTTCATCTTTCCAAGTGGATAATGAAGAATTTGACTATGTTGAACTTGCAAACGAGGATGATCATCATGAAGAAGAAaatgggaagaagaagaagaggagaccCTGGAAGCATTAAAGCTAGGTCAATCAGATCTATAATGTAAAACATATTTTGTATGTTGATGTTTAAGTATTGAGTATCATTAAAAAATCTTTGTTAGGATAAGGTCGTTTTTAGCATATGATAGACTATTTTGGTTTCATGGTTAGAGTGTTCTACTTCTGGTGATATAAGCATATCTCGACATTAATGACAATGTTCAAGTTAATTCTTGAAGACCCTCTGTTGTACTggttaataataaaatattgataaaactgttatttttgttaaaatagtaattttgaaTGTTTAGGGATTGTTTCAATGGATATCTTTTTGTTTGAATTGGTATTAGTATAATCTCCTAATTTTGTTTGTTGCTTTGGCAAGAGGCTGCCGTAAAatggtatatataattttttttttaaaacacctTTTTGTAGTATCGAGTCAAATACTTATAGTAATTATGAAtgttagtaaaaaaaataatatatttgatcatttataaataattaggcaaaaattatttattagcCCCAAATTTGTTTAAACATtaatatttattcaattttgaacaatgaaataagtgataaaataattttttcaaattaatgttTTATTAATctcaaacaaaaatataattatacacACTTGAAAATACAAAAAGAGAGAGTACCACTAAGCATCTACTatgaataatataaaataaatatcattAAAGTAGAGGTagaatttttaatgaatttcttgAAGGTTATCAATTATACTTTAAATGAATCTAAATTACTTCAAAATTTATAGTGTAGAATGTCTATATTACACCTCTTAGGATGCGATcgttttaaagttttttttataacgTGATACTTCGTACACAAAAGTACatttatttagaaaatatttcattCATAGTAATTGTATACACATGATAGAGAATAAGAGAAAAAAGTGAAACATATATAATGTGTATACACACACCGAGAGAgattcatatatacatacacaaaTACATATTTAAGGCACATAATATTTAGGATGAATACATTATTACCCCTTAAACTTGTCAGTAGATTTTCTTTAGACACTCGAATTATGTCTTATTTTAATTGAGCATCTAAACACATGATAATATATTCCAATTAGATACGTTtggttcaaattttgaaaaactttTATGTGTAGACTCAAGTACCTATTACGCAGATTATAAGTTAACAACTAAAAATATGTCACCTCCTTTAATTAAACACATTAACCTTAATCACCTGTAGAACCTTAGGCCTGTGCCAATTGCGgctgatgtatataattaaaatagagGCAAAAGCCCCATTTGAAAAAGTTAGCAACGCTGACATAGAAAATAATTTGAATGTAGAAACAAGGACAAAAACacaaaagggaaaaagaaaagaaagggataAAAAATGgggaaagagaagagaaaacttgagattTTCATCCCAAACCATTATTGTAATGATTCTTGTTttctctattaaatttttatgtgattataaatatatttttagggtagaAACGTGTAGAAATTATGCTTTTGTGcgagtttattttattatgcatAAACATAATCTTAAAAAAATCAGATTCGAATTCAGAGGCTCAAGagtttttgacccaattttctagccaaaataaaatatagcaatatgaaTGTCATTAAATTCGTATTCTTATAGATACTATCCATTTAAACATATTTTGGCCTTTTAGAAGTGTTACAGAAAGGCAAGTTCATGGTCTGAGACTTGAGCTTTGGTTTGAGTCAAGTAGAGATTTCTTACTTCTTTGAAGAGTTACTTTTGATGATATAGATAGATTTGAGGGCAATAAGTAAAAAGGGGTCCCGTAGAAATGGGATAATGAGTATTTACATGGttacctgtcacgacccaagctagaccctaggtgcgACACAACGATTAGAATCCCAAGGGACCCCAataaagcctcttagcatatcattcatgatcatacataaggtaaataaaacaataaagCTAAAGCATAGGCACAAaagcatagtctcaataaaGGGCATTAGGTTCAAAATTTggaatgaaagacaacatagactctaaacatccaacatgcctctactaaatagataagggcataagacaagctcctagctcacccatgaaaACATAAAAGAATGAAATAGTTAAATGacgtaataaaaataaagtgtcTTGTCCTCTAAGCATGAGGAATCACCACAAGTCCAAGTCTAGGCTCAACTCTACTCACGAATAGGAGGTGCACGATGAttgtccatccctacattatgatacaatgtaggcaaaaagtatgcttAGTATataaaatgcactaagtatgtgagaaatctgcatgaacaataaacatagaaaataattaatatgaatcatgggatgcaaaaccaatatcttaaacatgagtaaaaccatcaaaacaataaaatattaaactcattgatcaatgcatcaaaaaatcatcatcatgagaactttataacttttttttaactggtgtgggataggaccttaaacGACacttaagatcatgcgagctattatatagaATTCGGTGAACCCCACATCGAAAGGggaaggctaccttgctagggtagaCTTCTTGATGGTACTCTCTTTAACTGTGCTATAAgtgaatccactagctttgCCATATTGACATCTTTAAACCTACGCGGACAACATATTTAGGGaataaaggttgctactagaatttccttgggtagctacaatggctaccggaccgaaccccatattaaagtcctcttggtgctaagtcTTTATTCCAATAGAACTTTCATgaaaaacataatcattaacatcattagaaaagaaaataataaatattaatccatgtttataaatataacataataatagctcatctatcaacttcatcatgagtgtgtgaggaaaTTCCATAActttttaacatgattgtgcaaGAATGATCCTTATTTCACTTTCACTTCTTTGCTTAtagcatcattgaaacatcattcataacttcttgGTTAAATCATCTTTGAACATAATTATAAAGCCTTCAtttaaataacttgaaaatcatgatcataactcataaatcatacttgaaactagcatatatcataggtctttaaaattcatattgaaatcatacaatgcaatgtgaattatgcataattagtcTAATATCATTGAAATACATCATAATTAataagacccaatgcaaatcataaaattaggggttttagaagaagaattcataagatatttgagaataaatctttgggattccataggTGAAAGGGCCCAAGGATGAATTTCCAATACCTTGACCATTAGAAACCCTAAATTGCAGAGAATtgtagcttgaacttgaaaaaaTCCTTAGATTTTGCTTGAGGTAGAAGTAGATATGAAGATCActcttttagagagaagatttttgatTAGAGAGTTGGGGTGAGAATGAGAAGGTTAGGaaggcttagggtagttaatagtttAGAATAAACTCCCAAAAACAtttcacattcattaatgaaaacatagggAAAGATTTAAAATAGCCTCTACTTAAAGACTGGAAATCACCTGGACAAGGAACCCACCATAGTCCGTGAAACTTACCGCCACCCATGGTGATGGTGTGGTGATTGACATGAGTTTTGGAAATATGGGGCTCTAAGGGGTGGCCTTCATTACCGTGGTGACCACCACGACTCGTGGTGCCTTCCTATGGTAGGCATCCTGAATAGGGGCTTTGAGGACTTGGGCTTCACAGACCACTCCAAGGCTCGTGGTTTGCACCACGGGCAGTGAAGCCATCATGGTCCCTCCTCCAACTTTTCCCTTTGACAGGTACTTTCATGGACATCTCCACGACTCATCGAGAGAACTGCGAGATGTGAAGGGGCTCGTGAAGGATCACTTGATTCCTAAAAATTAAGATTTTCTGAGACACTACTTTTGGaccttattttttaatttttcaacttctggggtcttacaatatctcccccttgaaaatattcttcctcgaatgagacttCGACTAGAATGAATGGTATAAAAAAGGAacatagcaacccaacatgaatgtgAAACATCTCGAAAGTGCacaaaacatgaaatattcaatcttaagctaaaatatgactttaaaactcatttcatgaacataaacacatatgaaaatatggagTGACTTAAACACGTGATTTGGGCTgaatggatcatgaaggaacttcCTAACTTGATGTTCTAGGATATCAACCGGAACATCCTCATAAGAGAGACTCTCCTTTACATCAATGCTATTCAAAGGtacaatagagataggatcaccaacaaacttcctcagcAAAGACACATGAAACTCCAGATGCACTGATGCCAAATtcgaaggcaaatccaactcatattgCACCTTGCCAATCTgcttcaaaatttgatatgggccaacatatcGGGGACTTAGTTTCCCTTTcataccaaaatgcatcacacccttcatgtgtgaaatttttaagtaaatccaatcattaacctcaaattcaaattctcttCTCCTTACATCCGAATAGGATTGTTTTTGACTTTGGGCTATCTACAATCTTTCTCTACCCAaccttaccttctccatagtctcatgcaccaactcgggtcctatcaaaggCAACTTCCCTAACCTTGAATGAACCGATAGGAGGCCTACACCACCTACCATATAAGTCCTCAAATAAAGCCATCTGAATATTgaaatgataactattattatatgcaaactctatcaatgtcTGTGGGTGAAAACCTGTACTAAGCTTTTCTTGAGTACCAAGATcattttggaaagatctccaaaattgagatgtaaactaagtacctaagtctaaaatgatagacaatggaaccaTAAAGTTTAACTTACTCTCggatatacaacttagcataatcctcgactgaatatgaagtcttaataggaagaaaataagccaacttagtcatttggtcaacaaccacccaaatcgaatatgtgttgcctacgagtgcgaggcaaacctgtaacaaagtccatattcaaggcttcctacttctatgtaggaatttcaatatcttgagccaaacctcccattttttatgctcaatctttacttgttgataatttggacacttagtCATAAACTCCataatatcccttttcatgccattccaccaatacacttccctcaaatcaagATATATATTTGTAGAACCCAAATAAATATAACACCGTGATCTATGAGCCTCAAAacatatcatttccctcaagctATATACATCGGGGACATAATCAACCTTGATACCTCAAAACACCCTCTCctccttaggagaaagcctcaatggtttTTTCGGCAACCTCCttcttcaactcaatcaaagtaggatcactatcttactttgccttaacatccgccacaagagacaattctaaaccattttgcacaataacaccaccatcctcagaGTCAACTAGAAGAACAACCAAATgagccaatctatgaacattccaaactaactctttcttctaATCCACGATATAGGCAACACTTATCACAACttaaccccataggccgcgactggggtccgacctagaccccttTATGTGAATCTATTAGCTACCCtaaagttgaaccgtgtgtgatgtgatactatacgcAAAAActttaatagtttaaaactttttcatgcacctgtagcctctttaattcgtatcgtatcatgaaagagcatgcgccgatgaggctgccacaacataacaaAACATTTATaacatgccatataggcaccgtcgaaacaaacttataaacaacctatatccatatgtctatagacctctaggaatagtaacagcaacatatggcaggacagggcccccgccatacccttgaatatacaaatatatacattaagcgaccagcatcaaaatttaggctccagaacagtgaagcacttccaacacagctgagaggaactcctaagctgacgggtctccagaataaacatctgtacctgtgggcatgaaatgcagccccccctccccccctccgagaaaaggggggtcagtatgatatatgtactgagtatgtaaagcataacacatcataactgaggccataactgaaatagggatgcaggggacaagtataataacttaacgaattactgtacctgcaccttacaatacgtaaatcatacacatcatcatatgctgtggtcggccctctagtgaactcgatgtcataagcattttctcatattcacacgtcatcgtatcatcacgtattttatttcatcatatcatcatatacggtatcatatcatcatatacagtataatcttatcatgtacatCATCATATtccacccggttcactgcggggctcagggacacaatgtatcactctaatctcatatgcatgcctacgtaaAGTATCttgccctttagtgagggactcggtgaatggagtggtgtacttctatagcgtaccattataatataaataccgtacccagccctctaaggagggactcagtgttctTTCTTTATTCCaccacatatacaatcatattacagccagcccaggactcggtgaataatcgtatcgtcataacatataacatatatcacacctcacgtacagAATCGTCTCCCcgtgcatggaactatacatATCCAGCTTGGGATGCAGTGAAAAAAGTAGTAGAACTATGCACGATATcgttcccggcccatcgtgggactcgaggaaggatgggttacagtatacacgagcagagtagtgagaaaccatatgcaaataagtcattatctgagactcaatgaaactgtcaagtgaaccgtcacttgaagactaggaaggtacttatccaaagtatccctttagatatcattagggcttacatcagttggggcttcagggatcacaaacatgcatcagaataatgccacacaatttatgcaatcagatatatagtctatgcaatcagaaacacaatttatttagtcaaagactcaactcatgcaatcaacggcatttattatttcagagcctctaaaaagaggagctggtacctccacttactattcattatatagtaggctcgagaatagtagtttgactactttcaaactcttaatgttcaggagtgactacaagtcacgagttacactcagagatcataaatggaattacctctaaacctatatcatataccatttcacttaaaatcaagccattccaaaggaaagaagagataggctttacatgtactacttttcatcacatagaagacttaaaggcaatgaatcagggctttacgaatcgATTGAATCCcaaaatatcacatacatatcatttatagcctatGTCTaggacattccaaaagaaaagaagaatagctctacatatttattccaaaaacacgccaaaagaaagcttcacataccttgtatggacttctcttaatcacgtccacgtcgttgtcctcgaaacctatttaacatggaagtaatgaaaGTATTAAAAAACTTggatttttcagcaacttagactacccacgagtattcataacattcatcccttcgttcgccttctcaactagttccttaactagttaaggcgttaacgaaaatcggacagcacctcccctataatgtgccctatccaaattcccaaccatgtccttagaaccttcagccaaccaaaaataccaccagaagcccatacatatacatattacgataaaaattacacaatataaactcccaacaattcactcgaaactaagataccaaaactagagtttttaatctttctttcgcgaattctttaattacAAAGCAGAGGGtaatgtggctgcaaccagaagctcccacacctcatttagagaacttttagaccctgcaacactccACAACACAAACAGCAGcatcccccacgcgcacaacaccttatttcgacaacaacttaactatagcgattctaaattcatttatttcgaacgccgaacttttcaaaccttttccctaACTTCCAGcatcccctaaggtgtgtaatacaccctaatttaacttcataaacttcaaattagaggggaagaacttacctttcccgaaattggctagaactcgccgaaatcgcgcctcggaatttttttaacgtgctgaatcgtcgtggcagcttgctgtccgttttttggctgcaccaaactcaaattttatactactaatacttctatATCACcgtggtatatgctatataattaatttacggaatgaaatcgagACTTACCTTATTTATCTTCTCAAGCCGTCACACTTTTCTCCCTAAACTAGGGTTTGTTCATCATCTTTTGTTTGCTGGAAATTTAATGAAGGAATCTggagtatatgatacatatccatacatatatgtggccctagggtgtgacacgtgtcatccccaagaggtgacatgtgtccagcccctattgggccaccgtatcaacatgatgaaggaggggctgccacgtggcagtggggcccacctcccccaagcaggtgggtcacctacttgaccccaagcaggtggttcacctgcttgcttaggtactgccacgtgtcaccctcccattggctgccccgcgcaattttttttttcctcctcatgggttcgtaatctcgttcataatctcatctcactttaagagcctatgaaacccttgctacgtaagcttggtatgtaatcaagtaactcacatatGTGAGACttataaattagtagtttacgtagataagtcgagtcctacgacttgttacttggcctccaactcctttcgatttctcttgaccctatttccaaccttccctaccctggggtgtcacattctcccttcttagagttgttcaatagggtcgtaacttaagtggcgcACATACTATCTTCTAaataacttaaggaaccttctgaGTTCAAAgacgtggggtgtaacatccttcccccctttagaacattcgtccctcaatgttaaataaaacttcccttaagactttatacaaattgtagggaggTTTCTTTCTTctggaataacatacattttcatccaagtaattaatatacgagttccaggatTGGGGGTTATCTGTAGATATCGGGAACaggtacggacacctgtgtttcatgtcctcttcaacctACCaggttatgtcttcacgattcttattcctccatagtaccttgacggaagctatgtccttagttcgtaACCCGTTTGATCAGTTGATCCCGGATGGAAATGGGTTGCctctcataggataactccctgttatgtGGACCTTCTCCAtaggaaatattctgggagcgtcgtttaTATGCTTGCGGaacattgatctgtgaaaactgaatgtattgtttcaaatcgaacggtaggtccaactcataggcagtcTAATCTACTCTacaaatgacctgagaaggactaatgtatccccttcttgccgactctaggctgcttatcgatatcttgtcccggaataagctttactttatcaataatttagtggatcacatccgGGCTTGTCCATTAATCAAAGGGcaaaatgtcgtactaagattcatctgtgtTCCTCAATTCCTTCCGATATGATTTCCAgcggttagctgtaaattgaacttccctatccgaaataatagatgtgggactccgtgaaatcttattgtttccctactatgtcatctcgcataaccctcagttgaatatgccttcctaacaggaggggaacaggttgattctatcagcctatctaccatagcctgtatgaactcccagtttcTTAGAATGTGAGGTTAACTCGTTCTATAATAcctattaactgctttccatttCCGAGTtaggattcccatcccccataacaggctatcaagcctctgattctcctcttcgtttaagccattatacaactcctcctaattcaacttgtaacaccttaggtatgctatcttgttcttttactcagatcttccttccagttttattaccgcACATTATACTGCAACTCTtgcacaaacgtgtgtaggtacgtagagccattcaaaaaatgctttagtgtgtctatactagcggcttacctccttcaatcgaggtcagggctccgctaGGGCTTTTATCCTTGATACCGATTATATCATAATAGTTCTGTCTCAAACCATCTTAAACTTTTCCttaatagattctaagtatggaaatcacattgctattactgaatTCCTTTTATTgaataatcatttgacctcgctcttagtatgccaatgttcgtaagaTGCACCACTATTTTTGTGCCATTTTCCCGaagtgcattgtatttcagtcataatcttttctgcttttggcttactctattctatatgtgtcattgtactaacatgcctttataatctctttttgtcatacttgcttcgttccctttttcacttcccaaggggccacccatcccagtgctacccTCGTCCCAACACACTTAACTTCGGAGTCTTGACGGAATCCACTGCATCAGTACGGGTATGAtcacatccatcccttatggggtctcgtttgaagtttaagcattcctatttacatatgatagagtcagtcaattttcttttatgctcgtacttctcttgtccacttccccccttttagggtgtacccatgtcatcctccgtatattttcagctatttacacgcgaatgattctattccaacatatttaacgggctacaccatatctacatcttctatTAAATCATCCCtccgttaggttgcctttctaggaaaccctagcacaaccgtaggatgatttagtattcgcaatatatcgtataaaatcaTCTAACGATTgctactcgagtaatatccataatgtagtagtgcatttaaagccacattctattcatcccaatcagtaattagctcgtgctcataattggttcaaattctccactcggggGTACTCATACTTTTATGATCCGTGTTTCTAGCTCCGCTAGtatactaaccttattctagtggataccacttatcctTCTAATAACCCCATAATGCAACAGTTGTTttgcaaatctttcaactataacttgtcatagtttatccctatgtatcaattcaggcgatgccttactatatcatttcatcCCGATCCATCAGTCCTCTCTAAGTCATCCTCTTTGGCTTATAgatcttttccaacttcgttctactatatcagtatcgaccttctaatttctattgcaattacttcagcaattaacttattcctcgaggtcagccatacttatttagtcaaatttcataaattttgcTTTAATAGCGGTCTTgccttttccttttatttctaggaaaatttgggcagagtttcctctgtattttttactgcctcaacacctgcacgcagaaaatgccaacaa
It contains:
- the LOC129894677 gene encoding uncharacterized protein LOC129894677: MLHKCAGDPSRIFPVDDIQVTEELSYEELPMAVLDRQVKRLHTKDVASIKSPWDVITFPNEDPSHFQPSPPSSFAHQFDGYVVNETFNDSNETVMSNNVTKDVDVDVFVAVEKIKQDKDKDIEMEDLGLLMYQTNNDNKKKEKQHEVVMAEMKSTRRHPTYAEKSSYSSFDPCEFYYYSGFGPLWGKKGVQAGRLIILQQVSKETIQPKMLNNVHLSKWIMKNLTMLNLQTRMIIMKKKMGRRRRGDPGSIKARSIRSIM